Sequence from the Fulvivirga ligni genome:
CTCAAACATTTGCTCAAGGTGATGTTTTCTGGGTAGTAACTAAGTTCCCTAACGGAATTAACTACCCTCAAGGATCTGACGTTGATTTTACCCCACGTCCAAATACTTTCTTTTATAGTGTAGATGGTGGTTCTAGTTTAGAAGCACTTCCTTATACTTTAAAAGTTAGAGCATTGAGCGCTTCAGGTCTTGGTATCAACTGGATTACTTTTGACCCTCAGGAAGGTTCAATTGCTCCTGGAGAATCAGAAGATGTAGAAGTGAAATTTGATGCTACATATATTCCTAATGGAGAGTATGCTGTAAATATCAATGTAAATAACAATGATCCTAATAATCCAATAGCTACAGTTCCGGCTGATGTAACCATAAGTGGTCAGGTAGCCGATATAATTATTAGCGATGAGTTATTAGAATTTGGAAGTGTTTTCATCGGTAATTCTGAAACTTTACCATTAACCATCGCCAATGATGGCTTAGGTGATTTGGAAATAAGTGAAATTTCTACTTCGGGTTTTGCTTTCTCTGTAGAGCCTTCGTCTTTATCTATAGCTCCAGGTGGAGAGGCTACTGTAATGGTAACTTTCAGCCCGGCATATGCAGGTAATATCAATGGAACTTTGACGCTAAGCAGCAATTCAGGTACTGAAGAAGTTGTGCTAGTTGGAGTAGGTACATCACCGCCTGTAATAGGAGTTACTCCAGACGCGGTATCTGCTACTTTGGATGCTGGTGAAACCACTACTGAGACTATAGAAATTACTAACTATGGTAACTATCCTTTAACATTCTCATTCCCTGAATTAGCAGTTGACCAGTTGTTAGCTGATCCCTCTGTGGAATTGAATAACACTAGTTTCATAGAGTTTGAAGAACTTACCAGCAAAGAGCAGCAGGATACCAGAGTTGGTCATCCAGTGCTACTTGGTGCGGGTGCAGATACAGACTTTGGTTACAAATGGATAGACAGCGAAGAAGCTGGAGGTCCACTTTATGCCTGGGATGATATCTCTGAAACTGGAACTGAGATTAACTTAAATAGTGATGATGGATCTACTGAAGTTGAACTACCATTTACGTTCAGTTTCTATGGTGAAGATCACGATGCGGTATTGGTTGGTTCTAACGGTTATCTAACCTTCGGAACTACAGGTGGAGATTATACTAATGATCAAATTCCTAGTTCAAATACGCCTAATGATTTCATAGCCCCTTTCTGGGATGACCTTCGTCCTGGTTCTGCAAGAGGTAACATGTATTATGAAATTAAGGGTGGAAAACTAATTGTTCAGTACGAAGAAGTAGGAAATTATGCCGCTTCAGGTACTGCTACATTCCAGGTAGTACTTTATAGTAATGGTACTATTAACTTCTACTATAAGAGTATGAGTACTTTGGTGAATAATCAGAGCGCAACAATAGGAATAGAAAATGCTGATGCTTCAGATGGCATGCAAATAGCTTTCAATAGCGAGTATGTTAAAGATAGCTTGGCGGTAACTATTATGCCTCCTTCACCAAATTTCTTAACTGATGCTAATCCTTTAACTGGTATTGTACCTGTTAACTCTTCTGTAACTGTAGAAGTAACACTAGATGCTACTGAATTGAATGATGGTGTTTACATGAATGATTTAATCATTTCTAGTAATGATCCTTTCAATTCTGAGGTTTCAGTGCCATTTGAACTTACTGTAATTGGATATCCTGTAATTGCTGTAGAGCCAGATACAATTGAGTTTGATAGCCTATTCGTAGGTTTAACTCAAACGGCTTCATTAACAGTGGTGAACACAGGGTCTAAAGTTTTAGAAGTATCAAGTATTACTAATTCAGATCCTCAGTTTGAGGTTGATTTTACTGGTCCTGTTTCTGTGGACCCAGGTTCAGGAATTAATGTTCCTGTAACATTTGCTCCTACTACTGTAGGTTTAATCACAGATGAGTTAGTGATCATGAGCAATGATACTGAAGGAAACGAATATCTTACTGTTCCTTTAATGGGAGTAGGGGTAGATCCTCCAGTGATCAATGTATCTCCTGATTCAATAGTAGCTACTGTTGAGGCAGGTGAGATTGCATATGATACACTTACAATTGAAAATACAGGTGGATATGACCTGATTTATTCTCTTGCTGGTACTTATTGGTTCAAAACTGAAGAGGTGCAGCAATCTTCTAATGCCGATATCATTGACTTTGGTAATATTTACCTGGGTAAAGGCGTGGAAGATCCTAGAACTGGTTACCCAGCCAGAAATGGTGGTGGTGCAGATAATAGCTTCGGTTATATCTGGGAAGATAATAAAGACGGTGGTGGTCCTGAGTATGACTGGACTGACATAGAAGGTTCTGGAACCGACATTACAAATGACCTGGTAGAGGTAACTATATTTGGAACATTTGCTGATGGTGCGAAAAAAGTACCTTTAGGTTTCGATTTCACTTTCTATGGAAATACATATGATTCAATTTGGGTATCTGCTAATGGACTAATGTCTTTCACAGAGCCAGGATCAACTATTTCAAATTCTCAAATTCCTACAGCTAACACAGTAAATAATTTAATAGCAGGTCTTTGGGATGATCTTGAGCCAGGTGCAATTCAAGGTACAGTAGTGTATGAAGCATCTGAAGATATGTTCGTTGCCCAGTTTACTGATGTAGCCAGATATGGATCCAGCGCAGAAGGTACAGTTACCTTCCAAATGATTGTTTATCCTAACGGAAACATTAAGCTTCAGTATGCTGATGTGGAAACTGCCAACTTTGATGATGAGGCTACTATAGGTATTGAAAATGCTACTGGTACTGACGGTGCTCAGGTTGTATTTAACAATACTTACGTAGAGGATGGTCTTGCATTGATGTTTGAGCCTCCGGTAATGGGAGTAGTTGCTCCAGGAGAAACTGCCGTTATAGCAGTGGCGCTTGATGCAACAGGACTTAATGATGGTGTTTACACAGATGACGTTGTTATCAGTAGTAACGATCCTGTAACTCCTGAGGTGATCATTCCAGTAACATTAACTGTAAATGGAATGCCTGAAATCACAGCAACTCCAGATTCACTTGATTTTGGAGAGGTGTATGTTCATGCAGATTCATCATTCAGCAAATCACTGGATGTAACAATTACGAACTCAGGTTCTAAGTTGTTAACAGTAGATACAGTTTACATTGATGGACCAGGATTTATGCTTAGTGATTATGAAGCATTTACTTTAGATCCACATGATGAGAAAACTCTTACTGTAACATTTACGCCAGATTCAGTAATGGAGTATACCGCTTCATTAGTATTTGAAAGTGATAGTGAAACTGATAGTTTATATTCCGTAGCGCTTATGGGTGAAGGTGTTATGCCACCAGTATTCACAGTATCTGAAGATTCTATTTACTTAGAATTATTAAGTGACGAGATAGCTACTGATTATATCACGATTGCTAATGATGGTGGTAGCTTATTGACTTATGAGACTGCAGTTCAGTTTTCTTTAGGAGTAAGCACTCAGTCTGCACCTAAGCCAGTAACCTATGAGGGAGCACCTAACTTGCCTATGGCTAGTGCTAATGCTTCACCGGTTGTTGCTAAGGCTAAATTTGATGAAGGTCCGGTATTTACCGATTCTTTAGCTTACGATCCTAATGCAACGGCAGAAGATTTTGTGGGTATCCCTGATCCTACATTACCTTTCTCATCGGCGACTAAGTTTACTGCACCTTCTTCAGGATTCTCACTTACACACTTGAGAAACTTCTACAGAACAGAAGGAAGTACTGAGCCTATCATTCTTGAGGTTTATAAAGGGGGAGCTAACCCAGTAGTGGGAGAGTTGCTTACTTCTCAAGAAGTGACAGGTGGAGGCACAGAAGGTAACTTCGAATTAATAACACTTGAATCTCCTCAGTCATTTGCAGGTGGAGAAACTTTCTGGGTAGTGTTCCATTATCCTACAAGTATTGTATTCTCGCAAGGAATCAATACAGGTATAACAGGTGTTGAAGGTATATTCATGTATAGCAACAATGGTGGCATTAGCTACAATCCAGCTGAGGTTGATCTTCCAGGTGTAGCCTTTAAAGTGAGAGCTTTAGAGTCAGTGGCTGCATGGTTAACTTTATCTCCAGAGTCTGGCGAATTAGCGCCTGCTGAAACTCAGGATATTGAGGCAA
This genomic interval carries:
- a CDS encoding Ig-like domain-containing protein; its protein translation is MKNIYFIDKVVLYRHWLFLLSFVLSSFMVSAQQASQSSTFRIKLTESAAQRLEKSGMSKSRQGYVLTGVDQLDALNAQSSVTSMKRVFRSAGKYEAKHRKYGLHLWYEVTISKSAAGLEATRSAYDQLAEVQLTEVELPKRKIGDVDGPYKVNALDTVPPNDPQVGLQWHYNNTGQTGGTPGADISLFQAWGLETGSTDVIVAVTDGGIDVDHQDLEGNMWVNQDEIPGNGIDDDNNGYIDDINGYGFGDNTGEIAGDLHGTHVGGTVAAETNNAIGVAGVAGGSGSDDGVRLMSCAAFGAVGTGGFAETYIYGADNGAVISQNSWGYTQAGNVEPSVLDAIDYFIAEAGYDENGDPYGPMQGGVVIFAAGNNGQTGEWYPGFYPATIAVAGTDHNDNRYVSSNYGPWVDLAAPAVNVYSTFPNNQYGSLTGTSMACPHVSGVAALIVSRYAGSITPEQVRDRLVQTTDEVGLPEGFGSGRLNAFNALQENDNMAPEVIDDLAVVDVYQNSIMLTWTAPSDPGNGSASVYDLRYSTEPITEANFTDATVVADVPKPKAAGSTESIEVEALNASTTYYFAIRSYDFFGNISDISNVASGTTENAPVIAVTPESLDVDIDAGTNPMASAMITISNNGNGANLEYEMSSVVISQSQSFTNKLFPGDGLKSVDMTRYGAGNPTEGVTTRSAKVSRTSQYQPLADGLNIVDSISYDEGDNVAEDFFGLTSGAAFTSGVRFDVDQDFFTLTHVKNFYRTETLADPTTIVEIYKGDTYITAELLLSQEVTYSSEEGEYFTIPLEVPQTFAQGDVFWVVTKFPNGINYPQGSDVDFTPRPNTFFYSVDGGSSLEALPYTLKVRALSASGLGINWITFDPQEGSIAPGESEDVEVKFDATYIPNGEYAVNINVNNNDPNNPIATVPADVTISGQVADIIISDELLEFGSVFIGNSETLPLTIANDGLGDLEISEISTSGFAFSVEPSSLSIAPGGEATVMVTFSPAYAGNINGTLTLSSNSGTEEVVLVGVGTSPPVIGVTPDAVSATLDAGETTTETIEITNYGNYPLTFSFPELAVDQLLADPSVELNNTSFIEFEELTSKEQQDTRVGHPVLLGAGADTDFGYKWIDSEEAGGPLYAWDDISETGTEINLNSDDGSTEVELPFTFSFYGEDHDAVLVGSNGYLTFGTTGGDYTNDQIPSSNTPNDFIAPFWDDLRPGSARGNMYYEIKGGKLIVQYEEVGNYAASGTATFQVVLYSNGTINFYYKSMSTLVNNQSATIGIENADASDGMQIAFNSEYVKDSLAVTIMPPSPNFLTDANPLTGIVPVNSSVTVEVTLDATELNDGVYMNDLIISSNDPFNSEVSVPFELTVIGYPVIAVEPDTIEFDSLFVGLTQTASLTVVNTGSKVLEVSSITNSDPQFEVDFTGPVSVDPGSGINVPVTFAPTTVGLITDELVIMSNDTEGNEYLTVPLMGVGVDPPVINVSPDSIVATVEAGEIAYDTLTIENTGGYDLIYSLAGTYWFKTEEVQQSSNADIIDFGNIYLGKGVEDPRTGYPARNGGGADNSFGYIWEDNKDGGGPEYDWTDIEGSGTDITNDLVEVTIFGTFADGAKKVPLGFDFTFYGNTYDSIWVSANGLMSFTEPGSTISNSQIPTANTVNNLIAGLWDDLEPGAIQGTVVYEASEDMFVAQFTDVARYGSSAEGTVTFQMIVYPNGNIKLQYADVETANFDDEATIGIENATGTDGAQVVFNNTYVEDGLALMFEPPVMGVVAPGETAVIAVALDATGLNDGVYTDDVVISSNDPVTPEVIIPVTLTVNGMPEITATPDSLDFGEVYVHADSSFSKSLDVTITNSGSKLLTVDTVYIDGPGFMLSDYEAFTLDPHDEKTLTVTFTPDSVMEYTASLVFESDSETDSLYSVALMGEGVMPPVFTVSEDSIYLELLSDEIATDYITIANDGGSLLTYETAVQFSLGVSTQSAPKPVTYEGAPNLPMASANASPVVAKAKFDEGPVFTDSLAYDPNATAEDFVGIPDPTLPFSSATKFTAPSSGFSLTHLRNFYRTEGSTEPIILEVYKGGANPVVGELLTSQEVTGGGTEGNFELITLESPQSFAGGETFWVVFHYPTSIVFSQGINTGITGVEGIFMYSNNGGISYNPAEVDLPGVAFKVRALESVAAWLTLSPESGELAPAETQDIEATMSAEIAGPGEHSASVMIYTNDPFKPMASIPVTIHVNQLPEFTEYPMDTITVNETGEVTVTLKAVDYDGEIMVYTLDEMYQNATFTAYADSAVVHFEPSYEQSGYYTFTVHAMDNKGEISEVSFVVEVLDVNRPPVIVKEIGTKKYNAGDSFDVIDLSAYIQDPDREPCTFTATAMSTEIIDLEVVGKLLYITPLKKGNTFVSIIAEDGRGGIIGTSFQVKVKKANANPVVVKATEDQDFASESESVVFKLSEMFEDPDGDALYYEASSSDEDVVTVVVAEDILVMVKHNPGEANITVNAMDGKGGLASTSFLTKVGRVTGVEGAFDGKEIALSNYPNPMMSTTTISYVLKDAKNVNIQILTTDGRLIRTLVNEKQSASKHELVHDRKGLNQGLYLYRIQVGDEVYYRRLAVSNQ